Genomic DNA from Corylus avellana chromosome ca4, CavTom2PMs-1.0:
ATCTTAATTTTGGAAAATACTTATAGCTAAAAGTTCCTAAAAAATATCTGTCATTGAAGAgtaatcataattttaaaagcagaGTCAATGAAGCTTCAGTTCATTATACTGTCTGGCTACATCAAAATCTGATAATTGAATTGAGTAAATGCAGCTATTTGAGGTattcttttataaaaagttaTCAGACTGATTGAAATCATAAAACCTCTCATTATAGCAGTTTAATCCAATGAAACAACCCATAAACATTTTTCACCTAAATCTTCTCTACTCTAGCTACAAAGCTTTGTCAAGAAAAATTGTAGTGTATAagaaataaatctaaaccatcaaTTCCTTGCTCACAAAAGTGCCCTTGTCTTATCAGCTTGTTGGTAGAGTTCTAGTGCACGTTGTTTGTTTGCAAAGCATTTCCACTTCTTTTGGTTTGTGAGGAGAGGTTTATTGGTAAGCTTGGTAATGGTCTAGATTAGCTTTGTGTTCCTACTCTGACCAAGAGGATTGTATGAGTATACAAAAATATGCATATGTATTTGAATTGAGTGTAAATGAAATATTATTTACCCATTTATAAACTAACAAGTGAGGCTCCTGGACAACGAACTTCACAAGATATCAGGAAACTTTGGCTTCAGTGGCTTCAGCAATTATGGATATCAATAAAGCTTGCCCTGAACTCGCTGGATCTAGTTACTGTCACACCATCAAAGTTGCAAATCGTTAGGATCAAGTAAAGAGAGCCAAATCATATATTACTGGGCCTTAAGTGGCAAAACCAATGATGCAGGATATAAATTGCTGGGcctcaattttttaaattgaaagtaGGTGAGAGGGTAGATTGATATCGGTAGAAACCCCTGCATGGAAGATCAGAATACATTCTAATGAGAGAAAATACCAGAAGCAAAGAAAATTGAATATTACCAGGTTGGAATAGTACGTTCTTTTCAATGAcccttttaaaatttataataaatcatAAATAGTTTTAGTTGTTATAAACTTCAAATAAGATTCATTGCAATACGCTCATACATCCGTCATACAGTACAGACAATATTCTAGATTTTCATAATCAGTATCATGTTTGATTTGGCTTATAATAAACTTCAGCATCACATAGATTTGTTCCGAGTCAGGATGTGTTTTATCCTGGGATATGAACCTATGAAGGATTCCAAAGATCTCCACAAAACTATGCCCAGGAGATTTCTTCACGCCTCTCCTCGTCATGGCTTTTCTCATGGTTCTTGCGTCATCCCAACGCTTCTCAACTGCATAAATATTTGAAAGGCCAACATATCTACCGTCATGATCCGGCTCCAACTCTATAAGCTTCTTTCCAACTATTTCTGCAAGATCTAATTTTCCATGGTTCATACACCCACTAAGTAGAGCACCTAACATTGAAGCCGTTGGCTCCATGGGCATTTGACTTATAAATTGATACGCCTCAGCTAATTGACCTGCACGTGCCAGTACATCTACCATGCAAGCATAGTGCTCACTCTTAGGTGTCATGCCATGTTCACAAAGGCACTCAAAGAAATGCCAAGCTTCCTTCACTAATCCTCCATGAGCACAGGCAGTTAACAAGCACAAGTATGTGATCTCATCTGGGGCAATCCCAACACCTTGCATTTTGGTGAATAATTCAAGTGACTCTATGACTAATCCATGAGTTGCAAGCCCTCCAATTATTGCATTCCAAATCAACACATCAGTTCGTCTCATTGGAACCTCACGAAAGACAATCAAAGCCTCCTCTATCGCCCCACATTTGGCATACATGTCTACAAGAGAAGTTTGCAAGACTAAAGTTAAAGGCAACCCGTTATCAACAATATAGTGATGCATCATCCTCCCCTGCTCAACTGCACCTAAGTGCGCACAAGCACACAAAACACTCACCATAGTAACCTCATTGGCCTTGGGCCCTGCACCACGCATTTTTTCAAACTGAACTATAGCCTCCCTGTACTCTCCACTCTTGACATACCCATCAATCAAAGAGCTCCATGACACAACATCCCGCTCCGGCATCAACTCAAACACTTCCCGTGCAGAATTTACATCCCGACACTTGGAATAGCCATCCAGCATTGC
This window encodes:
- the LOC132179298 gene encoding pentatricopeptide repeat-containing protein At5g08305, which encodes MLNLSLPCKNANVNQTLISIFDQCKSMLELKKIHALITTLGLSQDDPFVSKIISFSALSDWGDIEYSYRAFLQLSSPRTFVWNTIIRGYSNSKNPNPSISVFVKMLRVGIPPDYLTYPFLMKASARLLKRELGAAVHAHVVKTGFESDRFIQNSLIHMYASCRDIVYARQTFDGMLTRNLVSWNAMLDGYSKCRDVNSAREVFELMPERDVVSWSSLIDGYVKSGEYREAIVQFEKMRGAGPKANEVTMVSVLCACAHLGAVEQGRMMHHYIVDNGLPLTLVLQTSLVDMYAKCGAIEEALIVFREVPMRRTDVLIWNAIIGGLATHGLVIESLELFTKMQGVGIAPDEITYLCLLTACAHGGLVKEAWHFFECLCEHGMTPKSEHYACMVDVLARAGQLAEAYQFISQMPMEPTASMLGALLSGCMNHGKLDLAEIVGKKLIELEPDHDGRYVGLSNIYAVEKRWDDARTMRKAMTRRGVKKSPGHSFVEIFGILHRFISQDKTHPDSEQIYVMLKFIISQIKHDTDYENLEYCLYCMTDV